One part of the bacterium genome encodes these proteins:
- a CDS encoding MopE-related protein, with protein sequence MLKKISFTGVSLTLLLPVLLPFFLTRSIHAASVGSDGGITVSLSYSGDLDSDMVTDNDGHPILDDEGNQWQARDKLEHDLGLFAQHVFEMSEGKQYIRRVLISNEARAWASADIRWDMGAGTSTATLGGWTNSLLYHLNIRRGWRTSIHDVASHEFGHYFYGLSDEYAKDYGYYSGHFPGGPNFDVRETVGDPVTVMNANTPHQFCDHTDHEVTIEYTHPDTGTLVTQTLTPALLDDGDPDNDGPINNWINQLYALDGWAVACLNHTDMIGHHTDGVRPVIDFSTMPEVELRYVEHDGTVPGRILLLDRSGSMSHEEYGIPASQYVQEAGMFLYHSSEPDDYIGTFAYNHEVDTLFGYDHYNSASTLDHFLDPTGLTDIHLALETALDTFEATHGADHIAGAEIFLMSDGKQTTGDDLWTQVERARDAGVVIHTFSYGDADETTMQNISTETSGDNVIMSENDGSLMNLKMGIVKSIARKRGWSAMYNYFGTLEWKALNDNISYSTVSFRVPENSKDVKFYLFPESVNVQRYSFSMANPPGTSTYTSSLDNTQSKGRFLGKKAKSPQSGQWTVNIMGTRQTGTTAAYAGPSVSQGRVYLLAYIDNPDINAQVWLDKPLIHVGKDYPKVPVYASVSNKYLLTKANAVSRIYDPNGVQVGTIEMSDSGKNGDKISQDGIYTGILDTSKLVITSSTFATAYFRRVISRFTIKTSFAVTESSVPAPNTEYEYGTDYKAILKSFKPSKFDAYAEVAGGLTQTSYQPYLSIKLDKSIIMEQGKRYQEWITIGNASPGAESLRINLGQGIKVGSITADRTRENKYLVEFIVSQNALLGKRDLSVQFGNTVLTKSGYAEIIPGVNREICDGRDNDGDGKIDEDLVRACSTACGSGTEVCQKGKWVGCTAPQPQAEVCDGKDNDCDGKIDEDLVRACSTACGSGTEVCQRGQWVGCTAPQPQAEVCDGKDNDCDGKIDEDLTKLCSDGKTRATCLNGQWVGCPGPQLCQESDSGELDVPGVEGKKEGEVRIPVRIQSASRQISSLGFEFTYDPTVLEYLAYERGDLVTSFNMFDVSKVNPGRLRIAGISTASGIPKKASGYIVWLKFKVTGGTENMCYLLGLEKLADELTGLSSSHGCFCIRTNICTGDLNADGAITPKDALIAFQCYLGLVQCQECVDVNQDGTYSPADALCLFKKYLGQPSCLD encoded by the coding sequence ATGTTAAAAAAAATCAGCTTTACAGGAGTATCGTTAACCTTATTGCTACCGGTATTGCTTCCCTTTTTTCTTACCCGGTCCATCCATGCCGCCAGTGTGGGTTCTGACGGCGGCATCACCGTCAGCCTCTCCTACAGCGGTGATCTTGACAGTGACATGGTTACTGACAACGATGGCCACCCCATCCTTGATGATGAGGGGAATCAGTGGCAGGCCAGGGACAAACTGGAGCATGACCTTGGGCTCTTCGCTCAGCATGTTTTTGAGATGAGCGAAGGGAAACAATACATCCGGCGAGTCCTCATCAGCAATGAGGCCAGGGCCTGGGCAAGCGCGGATATCCGCTGGGATATGGGTGCCGGGACTTCTACGGCAACTCTAGGCGGATGGACGAACAGCCTGCTGTATCACCTGAACATCCGCCGGGGCTGGAGGACCAGTATTCACGATGTGGCCTCCCATGAATTCGGGCATTACTTCTATGGTCTTTCCGATGAATACGCCAAAGATTACGGGTATTATTCCGGTCATTTTCCTGGTGGCCCCAATTTTGATGTCCGGGAAACGGTCGGTGACCCCGTCACGGTTATGAACGCCAATACACCTCACCAGTTCTGCGACCATACCGATCATGAGGTCACCATTGAATATACGCACCCTGATACCGGGACGCTGGTGACCCAAACCCTGACTCCGGCGCTGCTCGACGACGGAGACCCTGACAATGACGGCCCGATCAACAATTGGATCAATCAGTTGTATGCACTCGACGGCTGGGCAGTTGCATGCCTGAATCATACCGACATGATCGGACACCACACCGATGGAGTCAGACCGGTTATAGATTTTTCAACCATGCCTGAAGTCGAATTGAGATATGTCGAGCATGACGGCACGGTTCCGGGAAGAATCCTGCTCCTTGACCGGTCCGGCAGCATGAGCCATGAAGAGTATGGCATTCCGGCCAGTCAGTATGTTCAGGAGGCTGGCATGTTTTTGTATCACAGCTCGGAGCCGGACGATTACATCGGCACCTTCGCTTACAATCACGAGGTTGACACGCTCTTCGGTTACGATCATTACAACAGTGCCAGCACTCTGGACCATTTCCTCGATCCGACAGGTCTAACCGACATTCACCTGGCCCTGGAAACTGCTCTTGACACCTTTGAGGCCACCCATGGAGCGGACCATATCGCCGGGGCGGAAATCTTCCTGATGTCCGACGGAAAGCAGACTACCGGGGATGACCTGTGGACCCAGGTAGAGCGGGCCAGAGATGCCGGAGTCGTCATCCACACCTTCTCCTATGGTGATGCGGACGAGACGACCATGCAGAATATTTCCACGGAAACCAGCGGCGACAACGTCATCATGTCCGAGAATGACGGGAGCCTGATGAATCTGAAAATGGGCATAGTCAAATCGATAGCCAGAAAGCGCGGATGGTCCGCCATGTACAATTATTTTGGAACCCTCGAGTGGAAGGCACTGAATGATAACATTTCCTACAGCACGGTCAGCTTCAGGGTTCCTGAAAATTCAAAAGATGTAAAGTTTTACCTGTTTCCGGAAAGCGTTAATGTACAGCGGTATTCCTTCAGTATGGCCAACCCGCCTGGAACCAGCACCTATACCAGCAGCCTCGACAATACCCAGAGCAAGGGGCGGTTCTTAGGGAAGAAGGCGAAAAGTCCTCAGTCAGGTCAGTGGACCGTGAATATCATGGGAACCCGGCAGACAGGAACAACGGCCGCATACGCGGGACCGTCAGTGAGTCAGGGGAGAGTATATCTTTTAGCCTATATCGATAATCCGGACATCAATGCTCAGGTCTGGCTTGACAAACCTTTGATCCATGTTGGGAAGGATTACCCCAAAGTGCCGGTTTATGCTTCGGTTTCCAATAAATACCTTTTAACCAAAGCAAATGCCGTATCCCGCATCTATGACCCGAATGGCGTCCAGGTAGGCACCATCGAGATGTCTGATAGCGGTAAAAATGGGGATAAAATTTCTCAGGATGGTATCTACACCGGCATTCTCGATACCTCAAAGCTGGTCATTACTTCATCAACCTTCGCAACTGCTTACTTCCGGCGGGTAATCAGCCGGTTTACGATCAAGACCAGTTTTGCGGTTACGGAATCCTCGGTTCCAGCTCCGAATACGGAATATGAATACGGAACAGACTATAAGGCGATCCTGAAAAGCTTTAAGCCATCCAAATTCGATGCCTATGCGGAAGTCGCCGGGGGCCTGACGCAAACCAGTTATCAGCCCTATCTCAGTATCAAACTGGATAAGAGTATCATTATGGAACAGGGAAAACGTTACCAGGAATGGATTACCATCGGTAATGCATCTCCCGGTGCGGAAAGCCTGAGAATCAACCTTGGCCAGGGGATAAAGGTGGGAAGCATTACCGCGGATCGTACCAGGGAAAATAAGTATCTGGTTGAATTTATCGTCAGTCAAAACGCATTGTTAGGGAAACGGGACCTTTCTGTTCAGTTCGGCAATACGGTTCTCACCAAAAGCGGCTACGCAGAGATAATTCCTGGTGTCAACCGGGAAATCTGCGATGGCAGGGACAACGATGGTGACGGCAAAATAGATGAGGACCTGGTCAGAGCCTGCTCCACTGCCTGCGGGAGCGGCACGGAAGTCTGTCAGAAGGGCAAATGGGTCGGCTGCACTGCCCCCCAGCCCCAGGCCGAAGTGTGCGATGGCAAGGACAATGACTGCGATGGCAAGATCGACGAAGACCTGGTAAGAGCCTGCTCCACTGCCTGCGGGAGCGGCACGGAGGTTTGTCAGAGGGGTCAATGGGTCGGATGCACTGCCCCCCAGCCCCAGGCCGAAGTGTGCGATGGCAAGGACAATGACTGCGATGGCAAGATCGACGAGGACCTTACAAAACTCTGCTCTGATGGAAAAACCAGGGCCACGTGCCTGAATGGTCAATGGGTCGGCTGTCCCGGACCCCAACTGTGCCAGGAAAGTGATTCAGGAGAACTGGACGTGCCCGGTGTCGAAGGCAAAAAGGAGGGAGAAGTCCGGATTCCGGTGAGGATCCAGTCCGCTTCCCGTCAAATCAGCAGCCTTGGGTTTGAATTTACTTATGATCCGACTGTCCTGGAGTATCTTGCCTATGAGCGGGGAGATCTCGTTACTTCATTCAATATGTTTGATGTCAGCAAGGTCAACCCTGGCCGGCTCAGAATCGCCGGGATATCTACCGCCAGCGGTATTCCCAAGAAAGCAAGCGGGTATATTGTCTGGCTGAAATTTAAGGTAACCGGAGGGACGGAAAATATGTGCTACCTCCTCGGCCTGGAAAAACTGGCCGATGAGCTGACCGGGCTTTCCTCCAGTCATGGCTGTTTCTGTATCAGAACCAATATCTGCACCGGAGACCTGAACGCAGATGGGGCAATCACTCCCAAGGATGCGCTGATTGCATTCCAGTGTTATCTGGGATTAGTCCAATGCCAGGAATGTGTCGATGTCAATCAGGATGGCACGTATTCCCCGGCGGACGCCCTCTGCCTGTTTAAGAAGTATCTGGGTCAACCTTCCTGTCTGGATTAG
- a CDS encoding DUF3467 domain-containing protein, with the protein MNQEESVKSKNQPRISLSISEEIERGLYVNQAIIVHSQKEFIIDLGFLAPPGNKIKVQTRVITNPIDAKIIYLSLKENIEKYEQRFGTIPVQVQKLPSGEGPLPIH; encoded by the coding sequence ATGAATCAGGAAGAGAGTGTCAAATCCAAGAATCAGCCGCGAATTTCCCTGAGCATCAGCGAGGAAATTGAAAGAGGCCTTTATGTAAACCAGGCCATTATCGTCCATTCTCAGAAGGAATTTATCATTGACCTGGGATTTTTAGCTCCTCCGGGAAATAAAATCAAAGTTCAGACCCGGGTTATCACGAACCCCATTGATGCCAAAATCATCTACCTGTCTTTAAAAGAAAATATTGAAAAGTATGAGCAGAGATTCGGCACGATTCCGGTTCAGGTTCAGAAATTACCCTCTGGGGAAGGGCCGCTTCCTATTCATTAA
- the murJ gene encoding murein biosynthesis integral membrane protein MurJ, whose product MSNYVATSGEQSQVTHKNLIVSAGIISGATFCSRILGFLRDMVMANMFGAEMVTDAFLVAFRFPDLLRRLMGEGALSSSFIPVFTEYLHRKGQPESWNLANKVISLVLIALTIIVALSLLFAPWIVMICAPAYRKSPRQFYLTTLLTRVLFPYIFFIGLGSLAMGILNSFNHFLIPALSPAILNIAIISSAYFIAPGLRQPIVGLAIGVLLGGMLQLFFELPILIHKGMRFRFTVDLQHEGLRRIGILMLPSTVGLAVAEINSMVDTLCATFLPEGSVSYLYYSNRLIQFPLGLFGIAIGTAILPTLSGQAARGEIHAVKGTFSFGLRLVMFITLPATFGLIICRRMIISVLFQRGAFTSGAAQATATALLMYAVGLFAYAAVKVIVPVFYSFQDTKAPVKAAVISLIFNIFLNIILMWPLKHGGLALSTSLSSILHLLLLFYYLRKKMGPLGGRKLLFSCLKITAASILTGAGIWVMVWQSNFTALSRTSCTLALMIIIFAGILLYAGISYLMGSPEIAFLVDAFWKKS is encoded by the coding sequence ATGTCTAACTACGTGGCAACGTCAGGAGAGCAATCCCAGGTTACCCATAAAAATCTGATTGTCTCAGCAGGAATCATCAGCGGAGCTACCTTCTGCAGCCGTATCCTTGGATTCCTGAGAGATATGGTTATGGCCAATATGTTTGGAGCGGAAATGGTCACCGATGCCTTCCTGGTTGCCTTTCGCTTCCCGGACCTCCTTCGCCGCCTTATGGGGGAGGGGGCTTTAAGCTCTTCCTTTATTCCTGTTTTTACCGAATACCTTCATAGGAAAGGGCAGCCGGAGAGCTGGAATCTGGCCAACAAGGTGATCAGCCTGGTATTAATCGCCCTGACAATCATAGTAGCCCTCTCCCTCCTGTTCGCTCCCTGGATCGTCATGATTTGTGCTCCGGCATACCGGAAATCTCCCCGGCAGTTTTACCTGACCACGCTCCTGACCAGGGTGCTTTTTCCCTATATTTTTTTTATTGGCCTCGGCTCCCTCGCTATGGGTATTCTGAATTCTTTTAACCACTTTCTGATACCAGCCCTCTCCCCTGCGATTCTCAACATAGCTATCATCAGCAGTGCCTATTTCATCGCTCCCGGACTGAGGCAGCCGATTGTCGGTCTGGCCATCGGAGTGTTACTGGGGGGGATGCTCCAGCTTTTCTTTGAATTGCCCATTCTTATCCATAAGGGGATGAGATTCCGGTTTACCGTGGATCTTCAGCATGAGGGACTGCGCCGGATCGGCATCCTGATGTTGCCCTCCACTGTCGGATTGGCGGTAGCAGAGATCAACAGCATGGTCGATACCCTGTGCGCGACTTTCCTGCCGGAAGGAAGTGTATCCTATCTTTACTACAGCAACCGCCTGATTCAATTCCCTCTCGGATTGTTTGGTATAGCTATCGGTACGGCTATTCTGCCGACTTTGTCGGGGCAGGCAGCCCGTGGAGAGATACATGCCGTGAAGGGAACATTTTCCTTTGGCCTGCGCCTGGTAATGTTCATCACGCTTCCGGCAACTTTTGGCCTGATTATTTGCCGCCGGATGATCATCAGTGTTCTGTTTCAACGGGGAGCTTTCACGAGTGGGGCAGCTCAGGCCACAGCTACGGCTCTTCTCATGTATGCGGTTGGCCTTTTTGCCTATGCAGCGGTAAAGGTTATTGTCCCGGTGTTTTACTCCTTCCAGGATACAAAAGCGCCGGTCAAGGCTGCCGTTATCAGTTTGATCTTTAATATTTTTTTAAATATCATCCTGATGTGGCCGCTCAAGCACGGAGGATTGGCTCTGTCCACCTCCCTGTCTTCAATCCTGCATTTGCTGCTGCTCTTTTACTACCTCAGGAAAAAAATGGGACCGCTGGGCGGGCGGAAATTGCTTTTTTCGTGCCTCAAGATAACTGCAGCCAGCATCCTGACCGGAGCAGGTATCTGGGTCATGGTCTGGCAGAGCAACTTCACCGCCCTGTCCCGCACCTCCTGCACCCTTGCCCTGATGATTATCATTTTTGCCGGTATCCTCCTTTATGCCGGTATTTCGTATCTTATGGGAAGCCCTGAGATAGCTTTTCTGGTTGATGCTTTTTGGAAGAAAAGCTAG
- a CDS encoding OmpA family protein, translating to MKRITAFLVTVVFLAGSCYLSGCAASNMAKGTGIGAATGAALGGIIGHQSGHGAQGAIIGGVAGGALGALIGKRLDNQKQELAKVPGMQNVQVDEQAQKIDATIQILFNTNSDQIQAGEAIKLDQLAAVFAKYPENIVVIEGHTDSDGSEDYNQKLSEKRARSVENYLRGKQLNISSLSSVGYGESRPVSSNDTPAGKAANRRVELKISVDPNRVPQQG from the coding sequence ATGAAAAGGATCACAGCTTTTCTGGTAACGGTAGTATTTTTAGCCGGTTCTTGTTACTTAAGCGGTTGTGCGGCCAGCAATATGGCAAAAGGCACAGGAATCGGCGCAGCAACAGGTGCCGCACTGGGCGGGATCATCGGGCATCAGTCAGGACATGGAGCTCAAGGCGCCATCATAGGAGGGGTAGCCGGTGGTGCTCTGGGTGCCCTCATCGGTAAGCGTCTGGATAACCAGAAGCAGGAACTGGCAAAGGTTCCCGGAATGCAGAATGTTCAGGTCGATGAACAGGCACAGAAAATCGACGCGACTATCCAGATACTGTTTAACACAAATAGTGATCAGATTCAGGCAGGTGAAGCCATCAAGCTTGATCAACTGGCAGCAGTTTTTGCCAAATATCCGGAAAACATCGTAGTGATCGAAGGGCATACCGACAGTGATGGTTCAGAGGATTATAACCAGAAACTTTCGGAGAAAAGAGCCCGGTCAGTAGAAAACTACCTCAGAGGCAAGCAGCTTAATATATCAAGCCTCAGTTCCGTAGGGTATGGCGAATCAAGGCCGGTCTCATCGAATGACACCCCGGCAGGAAAAGCGGCTAACCGCCGTGTAGAGCTGAAAATTTCCGTTGATCCAAACAGAGTTCCACAGCAAGGCTGA